The Achromobacter spanius genome includes the window GGGCGTGGGCGGCATCGCCAGCGTGCTGCCCACGCGGGAAATCGTCGACACGCTGCGCCGCGAATACGCCGAGGCCAAGGCGCAACTGGCCGGCAGGTCGTTCGCATGAGCGCGGGCCTGAAAGTCAGCCGGGATGGCGCGGTGCTGACCCTGATCATCGACCGCCAGGACCGCCGCAACGCGCTGGACACGGCCACCTACGCCGCCCTGACCGAACAGATTTCGCTGGCCAGCGCCGACCAGGCCATCTCGGCGGTGATCCTGACCGGTGCGGGTGAACACTTCACGGCCGGCAACGACCTGCGCGACTTTCAAGCTGAGCGCGGAGCGGGTGACAGCGCGGGGCTGACGTTCCTGCGGGCGCTGACCCTGGCCGACGTGCCGGTGATTGCCGCCGTCGAAGGCTATGCGATTGGCATCGGCGTCACGCTGCTACAGCATTGCGACTTTGTCCACATTGGCGAAGGCGCCACGCTGCGCATGCCGTTCGTGGCGCTGGGCCTGTGCCCGGAGGGCGCCTCCAGCCTGTTGATGCCCCGCCTGGCCGGGCGGCGCGCCGCCGAATGGCTGTTGCAGGGCAAGGCGTTTTCCGCCAAGGATGCGCGCGAGGCTGGCTTGGCAACGTCGGTTACGCCAAAAGGCCAAGCGCTGGCCGCGGCCCGGGCCACCGCTGCTGATTTGGCCCGCCAACCGCCCGCCGCGCTGCGCCTGACCAAGGCCATGATGAAGCGGGCGGACCGCCAGGCCATCCAGGAAACGCTGGATTACGAAGCCCAGCAGTTTCGAGCGCGGTTGCAGACCGAGGAAGCGCAGGCTGCGTTCGCGAAGTTTTTTAAGAAATAGTGGGACTGCAGTTCATGGGTTGCGCGCGTTGGGTTTTGGCGTTCTGACGTCGAGTCATTCGCGCTTCACCCATCCTGCGGTTGAGACGTAGGATGGGTGCGGCGCGGCACAACCGACATAAGAACCCGGCCGCCGACCGCGCAAACCCATCAAACAGCCGCCATCAAACAACACCCCTCAAAACGGCGAATCCGGCCGGAAATTCGGCGCCCGGCGTTCGCGCAACGATTGAATCCCCTCTTTCACGTCCGGCCCGCCAAACCCCATGAACTCCAGGGCCAGCGACGTATCGAAGCTCGGCCCCGCCATGCGCAGCCAATTGTTCAGCGAATACTTGGTCCAGCGTATCGCCGTCTGCGAGCCTGCCGCCAGCTTGTTGGCCACCTCGAACGCGCGGGAAATCAGCTCGGCTTCATCCACGCACAATGACACCAGGCCGATCCGCTCCGCCTCTTCGCCGGTCACGGTTTCGCACAGCATCAGGTAGTACTTGGCCTTGGCCATGCCGCACAACAGCGGCCAGACAATCGCGGCATGATCTCCCGCAGTCACGCCCAGGCGGGTGTGGCCATCGATAATGCGCGCGTCGCGCGCCGCGATCGAGATGTCGGCCAGCAAGCCCGCCACCAGCCCCGCCCCCACCGCCGCGCCGTGCATGGCGGACACGATGGGCTTGTTGCAATTGATGATGTTGTAGACCAGGTCGCGGGCTTCCCGCCACACGCGGGTACGCACGTCGAAGTCGTCGGCCATCTGCTGCACCAGTTCCAGGTCGCCGCCGCCCGAAAAGCCCTTGCCTTCGCCCCGGATCACCACCACGCGGGTGTCGGGATCGGTATCGATGTCGCGCCAGATGTCGGCCAACTCGCGGTGCATGCGGTCGTCCGCCGTGGACAGCTTGCCGGGCTGGCCGCCCTTGGCCCCCATGATCACCTCCAGCACCCCGCCGGGATGCCGGCGCAGCTTCAGGGATTCATAGGCTGAATAGTGTTGCAGCGTGATATCAGTCATTGTCTACTCCGCGTTGTCTTTAGCCGCTGCGCGAGCCTTGGGGCCGGCGCGTTTTTGCGCACTATAGTGGATACGCGGGCGCCCGCCCCGCCGCTTTCCCACGGAGCCTCAGCCAATGAACACCCTCGTCACGTCCGTCGGCGCCCCCATCGACCGCGCCAATCTGCCCGCCCTGTTCGCCCCGCGTGGGCAGGACACGCATAAAGGCAGCTTCGGCACCGTCGGCGTGGTGGGCGGTGGCCCGGGGATGACAGGCGCCGCGCTGCTGGCCGCCCGCGCCGCATTGAAGACGGGCGCCGGCAAGGTGCTGGTCGGCTTCGCCCAGGAAGCCGCGCCGCTGGCGTGCGACCCGCTGCAACCCGAACTGATGCTGCGCGACGCCCGCTCGCTGCTGGAGGCGGACTGGGGCGTGACCGCCTGGGTGGCCGGCTGCGGCATCGGCACGGATGCGCTTGCCGCAAACGCGCTGTCGGAATTGTTCGTGCTGCGGCGCGAAGCCCCGCTGGTGCTGGACGCCGACGGCCTGAACCTGCTGGCCACGGGCGACATCCGCCCCAACTGGGGCGCGGGCTCTGTCGTGCTGACCCCCCATCCCGCCGAGGCCGGGCGCCTGCTGGGCGTCAGCGCCGCGCAGATCCAGTCCGACCGCCCCGGCGCCGCCCGGCAATTGGCGCAGCGTTACCACTGCTGGATTGTTCTGAAGGGCGCGGGCACGGTCGTTTGCAGCCCGGCGGGCGACATACGCATCAACACCAGCGGCAACCCGGGCTTGGCCACGGCGGGAACGGGCGATGTGTTGGCCGGGATGCTTGGCTCGTTGTTGGCGCAAAAGCTGCCGGTGGACCAGGCCGTGGCCGGGGCGGTCTGGCTGCACGGGGCCGCGGCCGACGCGCTGGTGGCCCAGGGCATCGGCCCCATCGGCTTGACGGCGGGTGAGCTTGCGGACGCCGCCCGCGCCCTGCGCAACGAGAAATGGGGCAGCTTGGGCAGCTAAGTCCCCGTCAAATAAACATTTTTACAACATACTAGGGTTTTCCCTGAAAAGCCCATTGCTTTCGGACTAGGGTTATCCCTATAATGGTTTTCACCAAGACGAAACGGACTGGAGAAAGACCATGAGCGAACTGACCCTGAATAGCACTGCCCGCCTGACCGACGCGCTGGAGCGCGACCTGCTGCGCGGCGCCCTCGAGAACCAACCCAATTCCCATCCGCTGACCAGCCTGAAGAAGGCCGGCCAAGCCGTGATCGCCGCTGTCGCCAGCGTGTTTGCCTTCATCGACGAAGTGAACGAATCGATGAACAAGGCCCGCGCCGCCAGCTCGCGCTTCTCCGGCTCGCAGTGGTAAAAACAGCCGCGCTGGGCTGAAACCGCGATCGATATTCGCGGTTTCGCCCGGCGCGCTGCCGTTTTCGGCCCGCTTGTCGGAGAAGCAGCCGAAGACAGGCGTTAGGTGTCTTTTTTCGGCACTCTCGCCCGAGCAAGCATCCCCGCTTGTTCCCCCACTTGTTCCCCTCCTCTCGGCGTTTTCCCTAGCGCCAGATTCGCCGTTCTTCATTGACAACGCGCGAAGCCCCTATTGATAATCGGCCCCTTGCCGTCGTGCCTGGCGCCAACCCATCCTAGTTTTCCCGCGGCCGACAATTGGGTCCGGCCGCGGCGGCGGTGGTTTTCGCGCAGGCATGATCCGGTTCGCTATCCCTCCGGAGTTGTCACATGAAGTTGCGCACCACCCTGGCCCTTGTGGCCGCCGCCATTCCCCTGGCAGCCGCTCAAGCCCAGACGCTGAAGATCGGCCTGTCGGCCGAACCCACTTCGGCAGATCCCCACTATCACAAGATGACGCAGAACGATGCGTTCTCCGCGCACGTCTACAGTTCGCTGGTGGGCCGCAGCGCCGACATGAAGCTCACGCCCCAGTTGGCCAAGTCCTGGAAGAACCTTGACGATCTGACCTGGGAATTCAAGCTGCGCGACGACGTCAAGTTCTCGAACGGCAAGCCGTTCACGTCCGAAGACGTGCTGTTCACGATCTGCCGCACGCTGAACAACGAAACCAACGTGTCGCAGTCCTACATGGACATGACCAAGCGCATCGCCGACGTGCAAACGCCCGACGCGCACACCGTCATCATCAAGACCTCCGAACCCTTCCCGCTGATGCCCGCCGAGCTGGCCCGCTCGCTGCCCATCATCTGGAACGGCATCGTGGAACACGGCAAGCTGACATTCGACCCCAAGAAGGGTTGCGGCGTGACCGGCGCCTGGCCCACGGTTGCCGACTTCAACAACGGCAAGGATGCCATCGGCACCGGCCCGTACACCCTGAAGTCCTACGTGAAGGGCACCGGCATCGAACTCGTGCGCAACGAGAACTACTGGGGCGACAAGCCGGCCTGGAAGGAAGTAAAGTTCGTGCCCGTGCCGTCCGCCGGCCCGCGCCTGACCGGCCTGCTGTCGGGTGATTTCGACATGATCGAAAACCCCGCCGCCCGCGATCTGCCCCGCCTGAAGGACAACCCGAAGTTCGGTTTCGTCGCCACGCCGTCCACCCGCCTGGTGTTCTTCCAGCCGGACGTGGCGCGCAACCCGAGCCCGTTCGTCAAGAGCGCCGACGGCAAGAACCCGCTGCAAGACCTGCGTGTGCGCAAGGCCATTTCGATGGCCATCGACCGCAAGACCATCACCGCGCGCATCATGGACGGCATGGCCACCCCGGCCTACCAGTTCATGCCCGACGGCATGTTCGGCGCGCTGCCCAAGGCGCCGGAAATCAAGTACGACCCGGAAGGCGCCAAGAAGCTGCTGGCCGAAGCCGGCTACCCGAACGGCTTTGAATTGACGCTGTCGTCCACCAACGACCGCTACGTCAACGACGGCCAGATCGCCCAGGCCGTGGCCCAGTACCTGGCCCGCGTCGGCATCAAGACCAATGTAGACGCCATGACGGCCTCCATCTATTTCCCCAAGCGCGCCAAGCGCGAATTCAGCTTCTCGCTGGGCGGCTGGCCGGCGGAAACGGGTGAAGCCTCGGCGCTGTTCCAGTTGTGGGTCGCGTCGCTGGATTCGCCCAAGAGCCTGGGCACCAGCAACTACGGCGGCTTCTCCAACGCCGATTTCGACAAGGTCTACAAGGAAGCCATCGTGACGGTTGACGCGCCCAAGCGCGAAAAGCTGTTGCAGGAAGCCACCCAGATCGCCCTGGACAACGTGCCGCTGATTCCGCTGCACTTTGAAAGCAGCATCTGGGCGTTCCGCAAGGGCATCACCTACGAAGGCCGCCGCGACCAATACACGCTGGCGACGTCGGTCACGCCCGAAAAGAAGTAATCTGGTTCGCTTGAACCGTGAGACGGCTGCCTCGTGCAGCCGTTTTCTTTTGCCGGATCCCTATACAATTCCCCCGCTTCATCGGAGTTCCCCATGCCCACGTCCACGCCCGCGGTCCAGCCCCGCCCTTTTCTTCTTGCCTGTCCGGATTTGTCGTCGGAGCGCTTGGGCAATACGGAGACGCCCGGCGTCTGGCATTTTGACTCCGGCGTGCCGGGCAAGCGGGTGATGTTGAGCGCGCTGATCCACGGCAACGAGCTGTGCGGCGCCTGGGCCTTGAAGGAAGCGCTTGCGGCCGGGCTGCGTCCACGCCGGGGCTCGCTGACCCTGGCCTTTTGCAATCTGGCGGCGTTCGACCGCTTCGATTCCACCAATTACGCGCCCGCGCGTTTTGTCGACGAAGACATGAACCGCGTCTGGAGCGACGACAAGCTGACCGTGCCGATCAGCCAGGAACGCCGCCGCGCCGCGCAGCTTCGCCCGTGGGTGGAGCAAGCTGACTGGCTGCTGGACTTCCATTCCATGAGCAATTCCGACGTG containing:
- a CDS encoding ABC transporter substrate-binding protein, which encodes MKLRTTLALVAAAIPLAAAQAQTLKIGLSAEPTSADPHYHKMTQNDAFSAHVYSSLVGRSADMKLTPQLAKSWKNLDDLTWEFKLRDDVKFSNGKPFTSEDVLFTICRTLNNETNVSQSYMDMTKRIADVQTPDAHTVIIKTSEPFPLMPAELARSLPIIWNGIVEHGKLTFDPKKGCGVTGAWPTVADFNNGKDAIGTGPYTLKSYVKGTGIELVRNENYWGDKPAWKEVKFVPVPSAGPRLTGLLSGDFDMIENPAARDLPRLKDNPKFGFVATPSTRLVFFQPDVARNPSPFVKSADGKNPLQDLRVRKAISMAIDRKTITARIMDGMATPAYQFMPDGMFGALPKAPEIKYDPEGAKKLLAEAGYPNGFELTLSSTNDRYVNDGQIAQAVAQYLARVGIKTNVDAMTASIYFPKRAKREFSFSLGGWPAETGEASALFQLWVASLDSPKSLGTSNYGGFSNADFDKVYKEAIVTVDAPKREKLLQEATQIALDNVPLIPLHFESSIWAFRKGITYEGRRDQYTLATSVTPEKK
- a CDS encoding NAD(P)H-hydrate dehydratase, whose protein sequence is MNTLVTSVGAPIDRANLPALFAPRGQDTHKGSFGTVGVVGGGPGMTGAALLAARAALKTGAGKVLVGFAQEAAPLACDPLQPELMLRDARSLLEADWGVTAWVAGCGIGTDALAANALSELFVLRREAPLVLDADGLNLLATGDIRPNWGAGSVVLTPHPAEAGRLLGVSAAQIQSDRPGAARQLAQRYHCWIVLKGAGTVVCSPAGDIRINTSGNPGLATAGTGDVLAGMLGSLLAQKLPVDQAVAGAVWLHGAAADALVAQGIGPIGLTAGELADAARALRNEKWGSLGS
- a CDS encoding enoyl-CoA hydratase/isomerase family protein, whose amino-acid sequence is MTDITLQHYSAYESLKLRRHPGGVLEVIMGAKGGQPGKLSTADDRMHRELADIWRDIDTDPDTRVVVIRGEGKGFSGGGDLELVQQMADDFDVRTRVWREARDLVYNIINCNKPIVSAMHGAAVGAGLVAGLLADISIAARDARIIDGHTRLGVTAGDHAAIVWPLLCGMAKAKYYLMLCETVTGEEAERIGLVSLCVDEAELISRAFEVANKLAAGSQTAIRWTKYSLNNWLRMAGPSFDTSLALEFMGFGGPDVKEGIQSLRERRAPNFRPDSPF
- a CDS encoding enoyl-CoA hydratase-related protein, which encodes MSAGLKVSRDGAVLTLIIDRQDRRNALDTATYAALTEQISLASADQAISAVILTGAGEHFTAGNDLRDFQAERGAGDSAGLTFLRALTLADVPVIAAVEGYAIGIGVTLLQHCDFVHIGEGATLRMPFVALGLCPEGASSLLMPRLAGRRAAEWLLQGKAFSAKDAREAGLATSVTPKGQALAAARATAADLARQPPAALRLTKAMMKRADRQAIQETLDYEAQQFRARLQTEEAQAAFAKFFKK